In Vibrio syngnathi, the following proteins share a genomic window:
- a CDS encoding DedA family protein, with product MNEILSAIWVQDFDTLLEINSLHILLLLLAVVLFLESSFVFLPLPGDGLVLFVGGLVGLGAVDFYTALTALSLSACLGTIIGYLQGRWLEGSRFMNKVEVVLPDDSLPRARRLLHRFGFLSLFVSRFIPFVRVLTPMLMGVAHLSFIRTVMISMTSSIVWVLTLLYAGKSIMRHPFLSQYQELITRWFLFTSLSLMAIAFITLFIRIIRKRNHIAV from the coding sequence ATGAATGAAATATTATCCGCCATTTGGGTACAAGATTTTGACACGTTACTTGAGATCAACTCACTCCATATCTTGCTGCTACTGCTTGCGGTTGTGTTATTTCTAGAGTCGAGTTTTGTGTTTTTACCTCTTCCCGGGGACGGACTGGTCTTGTTTGTAGGTGGACTGGTTGGATTAGGTGCTGTGGATTTTTATACCGCCCTGACTGCTCTAAGCTTATCGGCTTGTTTAGGTACCATTATCGGTTATCTACAAGGGCGCTGGTTAGAAGGTTCACGCTTCATGAACAAAGTTGAAGTCGTACTGCCTGACGACTCATTACCTAGAGCAAGGCGCCTTCTCCATAGATTTGGGTTCCTATCGTTGTTCGTGTCTCGTTTTATCCCTTTTGTTCGTGTTCTAACCCCGATGCTGATGGGCGTTGCACACCTAAGCTTTATCCGCACAGTCATGATCAGCATGACCAGTTCAATCGTGTGGGTGTTAACACTGCTTTATGCAGGAAAATCCATTATGCGTCACCCATTTCTCAGCCAGTATCAAGAGCTAATCACTAGGTGGTTTCTCTTCACCAGCTTGTCACTAATGGCAATTGCTTTCATCACCCTGTTTATCCGAATTATCCGTAAACGAAACCACATTGCAGTGTAG
- a CDS encoding calcium:proton antiporter yields the protein MYKTLKQEKTLLIGILTVIFFKTFGESMLTSSLSIFSYVITTAVLFYITMTAIFAVVRHSDSLAIKLGDPFGTLILTLSVISLEVIMISSVMLTGDPNPVLARDTMFAVIMAVLNGFVGITLLVGGMKYHTQSYNLDGIKAYLVAIIPLAMLCLILPNFTSSSENGNMSLSLMGTLVLASIALYGVFLFVQTRSHIHFFIDADNKSVHDHHGPVSSNLFHTVMLIGYLLIVILLAKSLAIPINDSISVMGAPPALGGLIVALIILAPEAVGAVKAALTNQLQRAINLFFGSVLATIALTVPAVLLISGVMEQPIKLGLKPAEMVLLAATLLMTSVSFSSGRTNSLNGATHLVLFFAYLILMFD from the coding sequence ATGTATAAGACTTTGAAGCAAGAAAAAACACTGCTCATCGGTATTTTGACTGTTATATTTTTCAAGACTTTTGGTGAAAGCATGCTGACCTCAAGTCTCTCAATCTTCTCTTATGTCATCACTACTGCCGTACTCTTTTATATCACAATGACCGCAATTTTCGCGGTTGTACGCCACTCAGACTCCCTAGCAATCAAACTAGGAGACCCATTTGGTACACTCATTCTGACATTGTCGGTAATCTCATTAGAAGTGATTATGATCTCTTCCGTTATGTTAACTGGCGATCCAAACCCTGTCCTTGCTCGAGATACGATGTTCGCTGTGATCATGGCGGTATTGAATGGATTTGTCGGTATTACCTTATTAGTGGGTGGGATGAAGTATCACACTCAGTCCTATAATTTGGATGGCATTAAAGCGTATTTGGTTGCCATTATTCCACTCGCAATGCTTTGTTTGATCTTGCCTAACTTTACCAGCAGCAGTGAGAACGGAAACATGTCATTGAGCTTAATGGGCACACTGGTTCTCGCATCCATTGCGTTGTATGGCGTATTTCTGTTCGTACAAACACGTAGCCATATTCATTTCTTCATTGATGCCGACAATAAAAGTGTACACGACCACCACGGCCCGGTAAGTAGCAATCTATTTCACACCGTGATGTTAATTGGCTACTTGCTCATCGTTATACTTCTTGCAAAAAGCTTAGCCATACCTATTAACGACAGCATTAGCGTTATGGGCGCCCCGCCTGCCCTTGGCGGCCTTATCGTTGCGCTTATTATTCTTGCACCAGAGGCCGTCGGAGCCGTCAAAGCAGCCCTCACAAACCAACTGCAGCGTGCTATCAACCTGTTCTTTGGCTCAGTATTAGCAACGATTGCGCTGACCGTACCTGCCGTTTTACTCATCTCAGGGGTAATGGAGCAACCCATTAAATTAGGCCTAAAGCCTGCAGAAATGGTGTTACTGGCCGCCACACTTCTCATGACCAGCGTTAGCTTTAGTAGCGGCAGGACCAACTCACTTAATGGCGCGACCCACCTTGTCCTTTTCTTCGCTTATTTAATTTTGATGTTCGATTAA